The following nucleotide sequence is from Labeo rohita strain BAU-BD-2019 chromosome 3, IGBB_LRoh.1.0, whole genome shotgun sequence.
TGATGCCGTTGACATAAGTGTGTTttcagtatttacataatattataggatttattgttattttgaattatttaatatttcagttttcattttaatgttaaagtttTGGTAactttgttatgtgcttttgtgattttagtatttaaatgttttatttataattatgtcAGTTTTAGTCGTTTTTATGCTTCAATTTATTAttgatatacagttgaagtcaaaagtttacaccttgcagaatctgcaaaatgttaattattttatcaaaataagagggatcatacaaaatgcatattgttttttatttagtactgacctgaatcagatatttcacataaaagacgtttacatatagtgcacaagagaaaataatagttgattttataaaaatgaccccgttcgaaagtttacatccccttgattcttaatactgtgttgttacctgaatgatccacagctgtgctctttttatttagtgataattgttaatgagtcccttgtttgtcctgaacagttaaactgtctgctgttcttcagaaaaatccttcacgtcccacaaattctttggtttttcagcatttttgtgtatttaaaccctttccaataatgtatgattttttaaaatccatcttttcacactgaggacaactgagggactcatatgcaactattacagaaggttcaaacactcactgatgcatcagaaggaaaaacaatgcattaggagtgggggtgtaaacttttgaacagaatgaagatatgtacatttttcttattttgcctaaatataatattttcttcattaagtactgcccttcagaagctacagaagatacttgcatgcttcccagaagacatagtaagttaaatttaccctaattttatttttaaaaggttCTGGATtgagaaataatttttaaaatacaaatattccaTGCTGTCTCTCAATGTGAGGTCAAAATATGTGAGGTATAAAAGCGTATACCATAAAAATATTGaccttttttcttcaaaatattgtttacagtTTACAGTTCTGTCTTCTGTTTAAAcatcatataataaaaacatacccACATTTGAGGTCAGAGATGTTTTCACAGAATGTTGCCATGTTACTTGTTGATTCTgggtttttataaatgtaaattaatatatgcATATGTGTACAGACACATGGAGCGTTTGTTAGGTTTAGGCATTGCGCCACTGGCAGCTGGGACTGTCGGGCTGCTGATTTTGCTGAAAGTGATCCAGAGATTGAGACACAAGCAGAATCTACGGGATAAAGTGGTGGTGATCACTGGAGCCAGTTCAGGACTGGGCAAAGGTTACTTTAACATGAACTCACTTATAATGCTGACCATAATGTTTTATCAATGGCATTTGACTGTGGATATTACAccattgtttgtttaatatctCTATCTGTCTTTTGTAACTCAGAGTGTGCGCGGGTCTTCCATGCTGCGGGGGCACGACTGATCCTGTGCGGACGGGACCAGAAGAGACTGCAGGAGGTCGTGGAGGAGctcagaaacaaaaacaatgaaaagatACAGGTAAAAACATACAATCAAATCTCTTGCCTGTTTAGATTGTGCAACTTATGTTATCTCTTAGGCCAATTTTAATCTTTAAAGCTTTCATTTATGAGAAAGATAAGGTGTTGTTTATTTACACTaggcaaaatgtaaatgtgaacgTGTCCAAGCATGCTTATGTCCAGTCTCTTAACTAggattatttattacttttgttttcagaCTTACACTCCCTGCACTGTCACCTTTGACCTCTCCAACACATCTGTGGTTTCCAGCGCCGCCGAGGAGATTTTGAAGTGCCACGGTCACGTTGATGTCCTCATCAACAATGCAGGCATTAGTTACCGTGGCAACATCCTGGACACCCATGTATCAGTTCAGCGAGATGTCATGGAGACTAACTACTTCGGTCCTGTCGCTCTTACACAAGGTTAGTGGAGAAGACTCACAGAAAGAGATCAGTGGAACGATTATGTATCTAGTTATATATACAGACACagacactaccattcaaagatTTAACctttatgcttaccaa
It contains:
- the dhrs7b gene encoding dehydrogenase/reductase SDR family member 7B, giving the protein MERLLGLGIAPLAAGTVGLLILLKVIQRLRHKQNLRDKVVVITGASSGLGKECARVFHAAGARLILCGRDQKRLQEVVEELRNKNNEKIQTYTPCTVTFDLSNTSVVSSAAEEILKCHGHVDVLINNAGISYRGNILDTHVSVQRDVMETNYFGPVALTQAILPSMVDRRSGHIVVISSVQGKISIPYRSAYSASKHATQAYFDCLRAEVDRFGLQVSVVSPGYIKTNLSINAVTGDGSKYGVMDKTTAKGADPVDVAHAVLKAVCHKQEDVVLAGLLPTAAIYLRTLWPTLYFRLMASRAIKEQKVKEE